The Solibacillus sp. FSL W7-1464 genome contains a region encoding:
- a CDS encoding FixH family protein, producing the protein MKKLLLTVLLLAGCSAQANETLDVTLNASKSELEAFEPVTITATVTYNGELVQDDVEIEFELINPTGNAIGSVKPDPSGDGKYTIETSFDGTGTYKVISHVSYGELHEMPEIEVKLK; encoded by the coding sequence ATGAAAAAACTTTTACTTACAGTGCTGCTGCTCGCCGGCTGCAGCGCACAGGCAAATGAAACGCTCGATGTCACATTAAATGCCAGTAAATCTGAGCTCGAAGCTTTTGAACCTGTAACGATCACAGCAACCGTCACGTATAACGGTGAACTGGTTCAAGACGATGTGGAAATTGAGTTCGAACTGATCAATCCAACCGGCAATGCCATTGGTTCCGTGAAACCGGATCCTAGCGGGGACGGGAAGTATACGATTGAAACGAGCTTTGACGGTACCGGTACTTATAAAGTGATTTCACATGTCAGCTATGGGGAACTGCATGAAATGCCTGAAATTGAGGTGAAGCTGAAATGA
- a CDS encoding ABC transporter permease, producing MLTFFKRYNLTILIGIIFIVVWALVTKYATWINPVIFPQPLTVVESFSAKIGELLTGVVSSMKLLIPGFFGALVTGIVGGLFFGLNKRSREILMPYFHALSPIPPTLFIPYVIAILPTFQTASMSLIFIGAFWPVFLGTIHGVLLIEKHYLDNAKSLGLKGPTFLLKVVLPASAPHILSGASTSLGMSFLILTIAEMFGASSGMGFFIQYYSDFSQYHYVLAGIIFNSIIIVAIMIAFEKLKKRLLFWTNLKADGK from the coding sequence ATGCTCACATTTTTTAAACGCTATAATCTTACTATTTTGATAGGAATTATATTTATTGTTGTTTGGGCCCTTGTCACAAAATATGCGACCTGGATCAATCCGGTAATATTCCCGCAGCCGCTAACGGTCGTTGAGTCCTTTTCCGCGAAAATTGGGGAGCTGTTAACTGGTGTTGTGAGCTCGATGAAACTTTTGATACCCGGATTCTTCGGCGCTTTAGTGACAGGTATTGTAGGCGGTCTGTTTTTCGGATTGAACAAACGGTCACGTGAAATATTAATGCCATACTTTCATGCATTAAGTCCGATTCCGCCGACATTGTTCATTCCATATGTCATTGCGATTTTACCGACTTTCCAGACGGCTTCGATGTCCCTTATTTTTATCGGCGCATTTTGGCCTGTATTTTTAGGAACGATTCACGGTGTCCTGCTGATCGAAAAGCATTATCTCGACAATGCGAAATCGCTTGGCTTAAAAGGACCGACGTTTTTGCTGAAAGTCGTGTTACCCGCAAGTGCACCTCATATTTTAAGCGGTGCGAGTACATCACTCGGTATGAGCTTCCTGATTTTAACGATTGCCGAAATGTTCGGTGCTTCATCGGGAATGGGCTTTTTCATCCAGTATTACAGTGACTTCTCGCAATATCATTATGTGCTGGCAGGGATTATTTTTAACAGTATTATCATTGTCGCTATCATGATTGCATTTGAAAAATTAAAAAAACGCCTGCTGTTCTGGACAAATTTAAAGGCTGATGGCAAATGA
- a CDS encoding ABC transporter substrate-binding protein, translated as MKKTHQKWIASLALAAGLLTACGDDEQVSKGEASDDYEITVGLSQSAGGTLVDIAHQEGYFEEENISVNRVGFANSADGLNALQAGKIDVGLTFGTAGPLTFIANGSDFSIIGGHLEGGHPILTKKENAGQYTSLESYKGKKVGTIRIFTSDIVFRSALEDAGIDWKNDLEIVEFKTGSMLLEAVASGKVDVAVSANSFYAQAVDMGLEAVAWSNDLQEGHVCCRVVTRSELLAEEDGEAYKRFLKALIRAERKKIEDPQSAVTAAKEYMKVDDKVINTIVNDSHSNYSSDPSREKVVQMWEQMKEIGYVENVDDIDVNDYVNIDLYEKALNELIEQYPDDAYYKDQLVRFNEQNI; from the coding sequence ATGAAAAAAACACATCAGAAATGGATCGCTTCACTTGCTTTAGCAGCAGGTTTGCTTACTGCATGTGGAGATGATGAACAAGTTTCAAAAGGGGAAGCCTCTGATGATTATGAAATCACGGTTGGTTTAAGTCAATCTGCAGGTGGAACACTTGTCGACATTGCTCATCAGGAAGGCTATTTTGAGGAAGAAAACATTTCGGTCAATCGTGTTGGCTTTGCAAATTCGGCAGACGGACTGAATGCACTGCAGGCAGGAAAAATTGACGTCGGATTAACATTCGGTACAGCCGGCCCATTAACATTTATCGCAAACGGCTCGGATTTCTCGATTATCGGCGGACATTTGGAAGGCGGACACCCGATCCTAACGAAAAAGGAAAATGCGGGGCAATATACTTCGCTTGAAAGCTATAAAGGAAAAAAGGTCGGAACTATCAGGATCTTTACATCGGATATCGTTTTCCGCTCTGCACTTGAAGATGCGGGGATCGACTGGAAAAATGATCTGGAAATCGTTGAATTCAAAACAGGCAGTATGTTGCTTGAAGCGGTAGCGTCAGGAAAAGTGGACGTAGCAGTATCGGCAAACTCATTCTACGCACAGGCGGTTGATATGGGCCTTGAAGCAGTTGCATGGAGCAACGATCTACAGGAAGGGCATGTATGCTGCCGTGTCGTAACACGCTCGGAATTATTGGCTGAAGAAGATGGAGAAGCATATAAACGATTCTTAAAGGCACTTATTCGCGCGGAACGTAAAAAGATTGAAGATCCGCAATCAGCTGTAACTGCAGCGAAAGAATATATGAAAGTCGATGATAAAGTAATTAATACAATTGTAAACGACAGCCACTCGAACTATTCTTCTGATCCAAGCAGAGAGAAAGTAGTTCAAATGTGGGAGCAGATGAAAGAAATCGGCTATGTTGAAAATGTGGATGATATCGATGTAAACGACTATGTAAATATCGATCTATACGAAAAAGCATTAAACGAATTAATTGAACAATATCCGGATGATGCTTATTACAAAGATCAGCTCGTTCGATTTAATGAACAAAACATTTAA
- a CDS encoding ABC transporter ATP-binding protein, whose translation MVQLLERPVPQQNPISKEDSTGKKTKINVRNIDFSYDATTKILNNIQLEVQEGEFLVFMGPSGCGKSTLLRMMAGLEPFSNGNIEINGQSVKETHPDCGVVFQDYSLFPWLTAQANVMLALKQRNKKMPKKELAHIAEQYLTLVHLGHAVKKYPGQMSGGMKQRAAIARALSYGSDLLLMDEPFGALDPVTRIQLQDLLVQISTEQKRTVVFVTHDVDEAIYLADRIIIFAPGKNGAVTKSIQVPIEKKGTDRQKLFENKEFRAFRESLLNEMNEQIVNSLKTEIADGAGI comes from the coding sequence ATGGTTCAATTATTGGAACGCCCAGTGCCACAACAAAACCCTATATCCAAGGAAGACAGTACCGGGAAAAAAACAAAGATTAATGTCCGGAATATCGATTTCAGTTATGATGCGACGACCAAAATATTGAACAATATTCAGCTTGAAGTACAAGAAGGCGAGTTTCTCGTATTTATGGGGCCTTCCGGATGCGGGAAAAGTACATTGCTCAGAATGATGGCAGGACTTGAACCATTTTCAAACGGCAATATCGAAATAAACGGCCAATCTGTAAAGGAAACTCACCCGGACTGCGGAGTCGTTTTCCAGGATTATTCCTTATTCCCTTGGCTGACGGCGCAGGCGAATGTCATGCTTGCACTAAAACAGCGTAACAAGAAAATGCCGAAAAAAGAACTGGCACATATCGCGGAGCAATATTTGACACTTGTCCATTTAGGGCATGCCGTAAAAAAATATCCGGGGCAAATGTCCGGTGGTATGAAACAGCGTGCAGCCATCGCTCGTGCATTAAGCTACGGTTCGGATTTATTGCTGATGGATGAACCATTTGGCGCATTGGATCCGGTCACAAGAATTCAACTGCAGGATCTGCTTGTTCAAATTAGTACCGAGCAAAAGCGTACAGTCGTGTTTGTCACACATGATGTTGACGAAGCCATTTATTTGGCGGACCGGATTATCATCTTTGCTCCGGGGAAAAACGGTGCGGTGACGAAAAGCATCCAAGTACCGATAGAGAAAAAAGGGACTGATCGTCAGAAACTATTTGAAAACAAGGAATTCCGTGCATTTCGTGAATCTCTTTTAAATGAAATGAACGAACAGATCGTCAATAGTTTAAAAACGGAAATTGCAGATGGCGCAGGAATATAG
- a CDS encoding acyl-CoA dehydrogenase family protein, translating to MGAVIHIDEIAEKLAEQFEKTAVERDKTGGNAKLERDLIRESGLLKLLIPTEYGGLGGNWHDVFQVVRTIARADSSLAHVVGYHFINLVTPHLCGSPEQMEFFYRETAKHNYFWGNAFNPVAIQLKAVKTTTGYVLNGVKTFCSGSVDSDVLLVSAIVEGQDEPLLVVIPSKRIGVDIKGDWDNMGQRQTDSGTIIFTDVAVHEEEVLQQGFYASEFSQLRLNIATFILNHVYLGISEGALQSALAYTREQTRPRAITQTSAVEDPIIQHHYGQFYVQVEAANLVVKKADQLLQELWDVPGKITPEHRSNLDDALQTAKIFTTQIGLDITSKIFEVMGSRATSSQYGFDRYWRNLRTMTLHVPVDTSIQSLGRKFLLGE from the coding sequence ATGGGAGCAGTTATACATATAGACGAAATCGCGGAGAAGCTTGCCGAACAGTTTGAAAAAACAGCCGTAGAGCGAGATAAAACTGGAGGCAATGCTAAGCTTGAGCGTGATTTAATTCGCGAAAGCGGACTTTTGAAACTTTTAATTCCGACAGAATACGGTGGTTTAGGTGGGAATTGGCATGATGTGTTTCAAGTCGTTCGGACGATTGCACGTGCGGATAGTTCACTGGCACATGTTGTTGGCTACCATTTTATTAATCTCGTTACACCGCATCTGTGCGGTTCACCGGAACAGATGGAATTTTTTTACCGCGAAACCGCAAAACATAACTATTTTTGGGGAAATGCGTTCAATCCGGTCGCTATTCAACTGAAGGCTGTAAAAACAACAACTGGTTATGTGCTGAACGGTGTAAAAACGTTCTGCTCCGGCAGTGTTGATTCAGATGTATTATTAGTATCGGCGATAGTGGAAGGGCAGGATGAGCCATTATTGGTCGTTATTCCTAGTAAACGGATAGGTGTAGATATAAAAGGCGATTGGGATAATATGGGTCAACGTCAAACAGATAGTGGAACAATCATTTTCACCGATGTTGCCGTACATGAGGAAGAAGTGTTGCAGCAAGGATTTTACGCAAGCGAGTTTTCCCAGTTGCGTCTGAATATTGCTACATTCATTTTAAACCATGTCTATTTAGGAATTTCAGAAGGTGCTCTACAATCAGCACTTGCATATACAAGAGAGCAAACTAGACCGCGCGCCATTACACAGACATCGGCAGTTGAAGATCCGATTATCCAGCACCATTACGGTCAGTTTTACGTACAGGTTGAAGCAGCGAATCTGGTCGTAAAAAAAGCGGATCAATTACTGCAGGAGCTATGGGATGTGCCTGGAAAAATTACTCCGGAGCATCGCAGTAATTTGGATGATGCGCTGCAAACAGCTAAAATTTTTACAACACAAATAGGGCTCGATATTACATCCAAAATTTTCGAAGTGATGGGCAGCCGCGCTACTTCTAGCCAATATGGGTTTGATCGCTATTGGCGTAATTTGCGGACAATGACATTGCATGTTCCGGTTGATACATCGATCCAATCATTGGGTAGAAAATTTCTGTTAGGAGAGTGA
- a CDS encoding SLAP domain-containing protein, which translates to MQKLQFEAAWDKTISDQDRTLIEQVFDETKEQDQRISCCIIRTAVNHKKQMLITTLIHNRTDQQLSFHNREVSIITEEGGITQNFTSEALQIPPYCSMPWTFIFDESINFLFTEIKQLDIEI; encoded by the coding sequence ATGCAAAAACTGCAATTTGAAGCTGCATGGGATAAAACGATTTCAGATCAGGACCGGACATTAATTGAACAAGTGTTTGATGAAACAAAAGAACAGGATCAGCGCATTTCCTGTTGTATTATTCGAACGGCAGTCAATCATAAAAAACAGATGCTCATTACAACGCTAATTCATAACCGGACCGACCAGCAACTTAGTTTCCATAATAGGGAAGTAAGTATTATAACAGAAGAAGGGGGAATTACTCAAAATTTTACAAGTGAAGCCCTTCAAATTCCTCCTTATTGTTCAATGCCATGGACGTTTATTTTCGACGAAAGTATTAATTTTCTATTCACAGAAATAAAACAGCTGGATATTGAAATATAA
- a CDS encoding SET domain-containing protein — MIEVKNSPISDGEYNRGIFAINAIPKGTLFHQAPVLSYPNEQHEHIEKTNLADYAFEFGIGRSAILLGYGMLFNHSYEPNATYEINFDNETFDFFAYKDIEAGEEIFINYNGDVDDNDPLWFNNDEE; from the coding sequence ATGATCGAAGTAAAGAATTCCCCGATAAGTGATGGGGAATATAATCGCGGCATTTTTGCGATTAATGCAATTCCTAAAGGAACGTTATTCCATCAAGCACCAGTACTAAGCTATCCAAACGAGCAGCATGAACATATCGAGAAAACGAATCTTGCGGATTACGCGTTTGAATTTGGCATTGGACGCTCTGCAATCCTATTAGGCTACGGGATGCTATTCAACCATTCGTACGAACCGAATGCCACATATGAAATTAATTTTGACAACGAAACATTCGATTTCTTTGCCTATAAAGATATTGAGGCTGGCGAAGAGATCTTTATTAATTATAATGGCGATGTTGATGACAACGACCCGTTATGGTTTAACAACGATGAAGAATAA
- a CDS encoding alpha/beta hydrolase: protein MRELLCYNIVTNEKGITMQHLVEDIYLQGNRQAFLLLHSFTSNAKEMHYVAKMLHSKGYTCYAPNLAGHGASPEQLFASSMEHVWEHSRQAVQYLIEEKYEAITVIGQSLGGVLGIRLANEFPEVKALCIISSPVMERPVEGLEQRVIYYSKRYLQNRGSSEQELEVFLADNFPRPVEKMRALQQFIVETGNQLHLLKQPLFLAKGMLDESVFHQSIDMIEQSAQSNMIMKKHYDNSSHLITLGKERQLLTEDIIRFIDEIKKGAV, encoded by the coding sequence ATGAGAGAATTGTTATGCTATAATATTGTCACAAATGAAAAGGGGATTACTATGCAACATTTAGTAGAGGATATTTATTTACAAGGAAATAGACAGGCCTTTTTGCTTTTACATAGTTTTACGAGCAATGCGAAGGAGATGCACTATGTGGCAAAAATGCTTCATAGTAAAGGGTACACGTGCTATGCGCCAAATCTGGCAGGCCATGGGGCATCTCCGGAACAATTATTTGCAAGTTCTATGGAGCACGTATGGGAACATAGCAGACAAGCTGTTCAATATTTAATCGAAGAAAAATATGAAGCGATTACAGTAATCGGCCAGTCATTAGGCGGTGTTCTAGGTATAAGACTTGCAAATGAGTTTCCTGAAGTGAAGGCTTTATGTATTATTTCCTCACCGGTAATGGAGCGACCTGTGGAAGGTTTGGAACAGCGTGTCATCTATTATTCCAAGCGATATTTACAGAATAGAGGGAGCTCGGAACAGGAACTGGAAGTATTCCTGGCCGATAACTTCCCGAGACCTGTAGAAAAGATGAGGGCTTTACAGCAGTTTATCGTTGAAACAGGCAATCAGCTTCATTTGCTGAAACAGCCGCTTTTCCTTGCAAAAGGGATGCTGGACGAATCGGTATTCCATCAAAGTATTGACATGATCGAACAATCCGCACAAAGCAACATGATTATGAAAAAACATTACGACAACAGTAGCCATCTTATTACATTAGGAAAAGAGCGCCAATTACTGACAGAGGATATCATTCGCTTTATCGATGAAATAAAAAAAGGGGCTGTCTAA
- a CDS encoding copper resistance CopC family protein — protein sequence MRTLLLSILAALFLVVPNAAAHTYLDTTNPEDGAIVTEPLQSIELTYAGKIEVGSTFKVISSNGEEIETVSVDLVDGVLTGTFDSPLPNDDYTVEWNSISEDGHPLAGQFSFTVDAPVTEEAVEEEAAEENEEQVEVDETIQTNETETTTADDEEASINTLLYIIAILLLIIIVSIITVARRKNTK from the coding sequence ATGAGAACATTATTATTATCGATTCTAGCTGCACTATTTTTAGTTGTCCCGAACGCAGCAGCACATACGTATTTAGACACGACTAATCCCGAAGATGGAGCTATTGTAACTGAACCGTTGCAGTCGATCGAACTTACATACGCCGGGAAAATTGAAGTGGGGAGTACATTTAAAGTCATTTCAAGTAACGGCGAAGAAATAGAAACAGTTTCGGTAGATTTAGTCGATGGTGTATTAACAGGTACTTTTGATTCCCCATTACCGAACGATGACTATACAGTTGAATGGAATAGTATTAGTGAAGATGGCCACCCGCTTGCAGGTCAGTTTTCTTTTACGGTAGATGCGCCTGTGACTGAAGAAGCGGTTGAGGAAGAAGCTGCAGAAGAAAATGAAGAGCAAGTGGAAGTAGACGAAACGATTCAAACTAATGAGACAGAAACGACAACGGCAGATGATGAAGAAGCGTCAATTAACACACTATTATATATCATTGCCATTTTACTTCTTATTATAATAGTAAGTATTATTACAGTGGCTAGACGGAAAAATACAAAATGA
- a CDS encoding copper resistance D family protein, producing the protein MMFLTIFSQFLLYVSLALLMGTFVLYFVPETIRPKIAVPAKWLIISAVILPIVTFVPNIQLLAILTPQFGLIESVGMLLMKFKVGHSWLVIVCFTIILLIITRQFVKNSSKLMAVMAIFVLIAIMAAIGYISHAGSMTGIIGSILDFVHLLAVSVWLGILILMSFFTKDAQKWEDFLKWFSPVALVAFTAVALTGVLMTDTIVPGYVTSWSSNYGQFLFIKHVLLVPLTVIILANSLLIKLKMNKPLFEPRTWVRIETILLVLILFITALYSEQQPPSFYVQEISPFFELFYRSSIEAGMRGYLQMTGIGLGFFLLTALFIGLVIVSYIKQLPVVVSAAMTFALTLCFYMGFMSIVFFK; encoded by the coding sequence ATGATGTTTTTGACAATTTTCAGTCAATTTTTACTTTATGTTAGTTTAGCTCTTCTTATGGGGACATTTGTTTTATATTTTGTCCCCGAAACAATCCGACCGAAAATTGCAGTACCAGCAAAGTGGCTAATTATAAGTGCGGTCATTTTGCCGATTGTTACATTTGTACCGAATATTCAATTGCTGGCAATTTTGACACCGCAGTTCGGATTGATTGAATCCGTTGGCATGTTGCTTATGAAATTCAAAGTCGGCCATTCATGGCTGGTGATCGTTTGCTTTACGATTATTTTGCTAATTATTACTCGCCAATTTGTTAAAAATTCTTCAAAACTAATGGCGGTCATGGCGATCTTTGTTTTAATCGCGATCATGGCGGCAATTGGCTATATAAGTCATGCCGGTTCGATGACAGGCATTATTGGATCGATACTTGATTTTGTTCATCTACTTGCTGTCAGTGTATGGCTTGGTATATTAATCTTGATGAGCTTTTTTACGAAAGATGCACAAAAGTGGGAAGACTTTCTGAAGTGGTTCTCCCCTGTTGCGCTCGTAGCTTTTACAGCTGTTGCTTTAACAGGTGTCCTGATGACAGACACTATCGTACCGGGATATGTAACAAGCTGGTCGAGCAATTATGGACAGTTTTTGTTCATTAAACATGTTCTGCTCGTACCGTTGACTGTCATTATTTTGGCAAACAGTCTGCTTATCAAACTGAAAATGAACAAGCCATTATTTGAACCGCGTACATGGGTTCGGATTGAAACAATATTGCTCGTATTGATTTTATTCATTACCGCGCTTTATAGTGAACAACAGCCACCCAGCTTTTATGTACAGGAAATCTCGCCGTTTTTTGAATTGTTCTACCGTAGCTCCATTGAGGCAGGCATGCGCGGGTATCTCCAAATGACAGGTATTGGCTTAGGATTTTTCCTGCTGACTGCACTGTTCATCGGGCTTGTCATTGTAAGTTATATTAAACAGCTGCCGGTCGTTGTATCGGCTGCCATGACGTTCGCATTGACACTATGTTTTTACATGGGCTTTATGTCGATTGTATTTTTTAAATAA